GGCCTTTTTCGTTCTTGAAACCGGCCTTGCCACCGCAGAGGAGATCGACCGGAGCTGCACCCGGGGGCTGGGCTATCCCATGGGCCCCCTAGCCGCGGCAGACGCCTTCGGCCTGGATATCATGCTGGCCTGCATGGAGACCCTTCACCGGGAACTGGGAGACAAATACCGGCCCTGCCCGCTGCTGGTCAGGCTGGTCAGGGCGGGTCATCTGGGGAGGAAAACCGGAAAAGGCGTGTACCCCTATCCCCCCTGACCGGACCAGAGGCGGGCTTGCATTTTTCCCGTTTTTCAAGTAATAAGAGATCAGATGGGATGGTTAATTTTGAACACGTTTGCATACTTCCGGTTTCAGACGAGGGATCAATGGCCGAAAAAAAATTTGAACAGGCAATGCAGCGGTTGGAGGAGATTGTTCAGGGGCTCGAGGGGGGGGATCTCTCCCTGAGCGATTCCCTGAAGGCCTTTGAAGAGGGGATGGACCTGGCCGGGTTCTGCTCCAGGGAACTTGAGGCGGCGGAAAAAAAGGTGACACTCCTGGTAAAGGAAAGCGGCGGGAAATTGAGTGAAGCGCCCTTTGATCTGAACGGAGAGTTATAATGTCCTCTGAAGCGGGTTTTGATCTCAAGGCATATCTTACGGAAAAGAAGGGCCTGGTGGACGCCGCGCTGCAGGACTATTTTCCTGAATCAGAGGGGCTTACCTTCGACCTCATACAGGCCATGCGATACAGCCTCTTTGCAGGGGGCAAGCGGCTGAGGCCGATCCTCTGCATGGCCGGGGCCGAAGCGGTGGGGGGTTCCGGAAGGGACATCCTCCCTGTGGCCTGCGCCCTGGAATTGATCCATACCTATTCTCTGATCCATGACGACCTCCCTGTGATGGATGACGACGATCTCAGGCGGGGCAAACCGACCAATCACAAGGTATTCGGGGAACCGATGGCACTTCTGGCAGGAGACGGACTGTTGACCGAGGCCTTCAGCTTCATGACGTCGCCGGAGATGTCGGATCGGATCCCGCCCCGTACCCTGATTCAGGCGATCCGGATGATCGCCCGGGCCGCCGGGCACCAGGGGATGGTGGGTGGCCAGGCCGTTGACATTCAATGGGAAGGGAGGCCGGCCGACCTTGCGGTGGTAAACTTCATGCACTCCCACAAGACCGGCGCCTTGATCACCGCATCCGTGGCCTCCGGCGCTATACTGGCAGGCGCTGACGGCCCCCGGTTAGAGGCCGTCATCTCCTATGGGGAAAAAATCGGCCTCGCCTTTCAGATCTCGGACGATATCCTGGACATCGAAGGCGACAGCGAAACCATGGGCAAACAGGCCGGGGCCGATGCACAAAAGGGTAAGATGACCTATCCCGCAGTCCTCGGCCTGGATCAATCCAAGTTTATCCAGGGGGAACTGGTACAGGGGGCCATAGACCAACTCCGGGAATTTGACGGCAGGGCAGACCCCCTTCGCCGGATTGCCCAATATATTATCGAGAGAAGAAAATGACCCTATCTGAGTCGAAAGAGCGGCTGCTGGACACCGTCGACAGTCCTGCGGATCTGAAGCAGCTCTCCATTGAGGAACTCCAGCGGTTGGCAGGAGAAATCCGCCATCAGATCATCGAGACCACCTCCAAGACCGGGGGCCACCTGGCACCCAGTCTGGGGGCCGTCGAGCTGGCCCTTGCCCTCCACTACGTGTTCGACGCCCCGAAAGACAAGATCATCTGGGACGTGGGACATCAGGCCTATGCCCACAAGCTGATTACCGGCCGAAGAGACCGGTTTCACACCTTACGGACCTATGGAGGGATCAGCGGATTCCCCAAGAGATCTGAGAGCCCCTACGACACCTTTGATACCGGACACAGCAGCACCTCCATCTCGGCGGGTCTCGGGATCTCAACGGCCAAGGAACTCAAGGGGGAGAAGAGCAAGGTGATATCGGTGATCGGCGATGGTTCCATGACCGCTGGAATGGCCTTTGAAGGCCTTAACCAGGCCGGGGAAACCGAAAAGGACCTGATCGTCGTCTTAAACGATAATGCCATGTCCATCGCCCCCAATGTCGGCGCCTTCTCCTCCTTCATCAGCCGCAAGATGACCGGCAGGCGGTTCGTCAATCTCAGGAAAGACCTGGAGAATTTCATCAAGTCCCTGCCGGGCGTGGGGGAGAATATCCTGAGTTTTGTCCGCAAGGGCGAGGACTCATTCATTACCTTTTTTACACCGGGCATGATGTTCGAGGCCTTCAAGTTCAAATATATCGGCCCCATACAGGGCCACCGTCTCGACATGCTCATCGAGGCCTTCACCAATGCCGCCAACCTGGAGGGGCCTGTCCTGGTCCATGCCCTGACAGTGAAGGGGAAGGGCTATGCCTTTGCCGAAAAAGACCCGGCCTATTTCCACGGCGTCGGCTCATTTGAGATCCCCACGGGCACGCCCCCCAAAAACAAGCCTGGAACGTCTCCCTCCTATACCTCCGTATTCGGAGCCACCATGGTGGATCTGGCTCAAAAAGATGACAAGCTGTTTGCCGTTACCGCGGCCATGCCCGAGGGCACCGGTTTGTCTGCATTTTCCCAGGCCTTTCCCGAACGGTTTCTGGATGTGGGCATTGCGGAACAGCACGCCGTGACCTTTGCCGCGGGACTTGCCACCGAGGGGTTCAAACCGGTGGTGGCCATCTATTCCACATTTCTCCAGAGGGCCTATGATCAGATTATCCACGATGTCTGCCTCACCAATCTGCCGGTGGTGTTCGCCCTTGACAGGGGGGGGCTCGTGGGAGAAGACGGACCCACCCATCACGGCCATTTTGATATTACGTACCTGCGAAGCCTTCCCAATATGACCTTCATGGCGCCCAAGGACGAAAATGAATTGCGGCATATGCTCTACACGGCCCTGCAGCATCCCGGACCTGTGGCCATCCGATACCCCCGGGGGAAAGGGGTCGGCGCGGCCATAGATCCCGAGTACAAGCTGCTTCCGATCGGCCAAGCAGAGGTCCTCAAGGAGGGGAAGGACTTGCAGATCTTTGCCCTGGGGAGCATGGTCGCCCCCTCCCTGGAGGCGGCGGCGGTTTTGGAAAAAGAAGGGGTTTCTGCGGGCGTGGTCAACTGCCGGTTTGTCAAACCGCTGGACAGCAGTCTGGTGGACATCGCGGCCGCCTCGGGCCGGGTCCTGGCGGTGGAGGAAAACATCCGGCAGGGGGGACTCGGCGGGGCCTTGCTGGAGCTTTTCAATGATGCGGGATTGAGAGACGTGCGCGTCAGGAGGATCGGGCTTCCAGACAAATTCGTGGAGCACGGCCCCCAGGATATCCTGAGGGCGAAATACGGATTGGACAGCGCCGGCATCCTGAGGGAGGCAAAAAGCCTGCTGTGAGTGTCGAGCGCCCTGCAAAGGACCGGTGGAGACTGGACCGCCTTCTGGTGGACAGGGGCCTGGCCGGGAGCAGGGAAAAGGCAAAGGCCATGATCATGGCCGGTCTCGTTTTGGTGGATGGTACGCGGGTTGACAAGCCCGGGCATCCTGTGCCGGATCAGGCAGCCGTCTCTCTCAAGGAGTCCCGCCCGCCGTTTGTCAGCCGGGGCGGCCAGAAACTGGAGGCCGCGCTCGAACACTTTCGAGTAAGCGTCCAGGCGCTCACCCTGCTGGATGTGGGGGCATCCACCGGAGGGTTTACAGACTGTCTCCTCAAGCGCGGTGCCGGCAGGGTCACGGCAATCGATGTGGGCTACGGCCAGCTGGACTGGACGCTCCGGCAGGACCCGAGGGTGGAAGTCCTTGAAAAAACAAACATCCGGTACCTGGAACCGGAACGTCTGAACATCCTTGCCCATGGGGCGGTCATTGACGTCTCGTTTATCTCGCTCAAACAGGTTGTCCCTCCTGTTTCCCGGCTCCTTCGGGAAAACGCCTTTATCATTGCGCTGATCAAGCCCCAATTCGAGGTGGGAAAGGGGAAGGTCGGCAAAGGGGGGGTCGTGCGGGACCCTCTCCTTCACCAGGGGGTCATTGAGGACCTGACCCGGTTTTTTGAACACTCGGGGTGGCGGGTTCACGGGCATATCCCCTCTCCCCTCCTGGGACCCAAGGGGAACCGGGAGTTTCTTGTTTATATGACGAGGGATTAGCGGGAAACTGGATGCTGGATGCTGGATACTTGATACTTGATACTTGATGCTGGATACTGGATACGCTCATGGCTCATGACCGATAGCTGAATCCCGCTTTCCAGCGGGACTCAACAGCTATGCAGCTCAGCTCACTTCAGCCACTTTTTTTTCCGGACGGTGAACAATGTCTGTTGAACGGTTACTGGAGATCATCGAGGAGATCGCCGCGGGGAGATACTCCAACGACATCATGGAACTGACCCGGGAGGATCAGCCCGAGCCGGTGCGGGCCATTGCCGAGGCCATGGGCCTCATGATGGTGAAGGTGGAGGCCAGGGAGTACCGGTTGGAACTGATGGTGAAAGAGCTCGAGGAGTTGAACGAAAAAATCCGGCAGAGCACCATCAATTCGGTTTCCGCCATGGCCAATGCCCTGGCGGCCCGGGATGTCTACACCGAAGGCCATGCGGAAAGGGTCGCCGGCCTGGCCGTTCGGATCGCCCGTGAGTTGGGCATGGGAGAAGAGGACGTGGAATATGTCCGATTGGGGGGGATCCTGCACGATATCGGTAAAATCGGATTTTCAGACCGGCTCTTTAATCCCCATCCCGCCAGGAATCCCCCTGACGTGGTCAAGGAGATCATGAGTCATCCGGCCACCGGGGTCAAGATCCTCCAGGCCCTCGATTTCCTGGGACCGGCCCTCAGTTATGTCCACTCTCACCACGAACGGCCCGACGGCAAAGGCTATCCCTGCGGTCTCGCGGACAAAGAGATCCCGTTAGGCGCCAAGATACTGGCCGTGGCCGATGCCTTTGACGCCATGACCACCGATAGACCCTATCAAAAGGGCAAACCCCCGGATATGGCCCTCAACATTTTGAAAACTCATGCGGGGACAAAATGGGACAGGGACTGCGTGGCCGCCTTTGAGGCGGTCATGAATCCTTCCAGATAAAACCCGGGAGTTCCTTTGTATCTGTCCGTGGCCCGGACAGTTTAGTGGGACGCGCGCTTGGATGCCTTGAGCGGGTTCACCTTTGCGGCGTCTTTTTTGGCAGATGCTTGAATATGGGTCGCCATGTTGCAGGCCCCCATACGCCACTTGGCGGCAGGATCAGGGGATACCGTACAATATTTGCCGGTGGGATATTCTGCGGCTTTCTGGCAGCCTTCGCACGCCTCAATAATGATATGGCAGCTGCCGCCATTGAATCCGCAGCCTTTCTTGGACATGAAGAAACACTCCTGACCTTCTTTTACAGTTGAACAAACCATTTTGACCACATCCTTTCTGTATGCATTAATTAAAATTTTCTTAAGCGGAGTTTTATGCCTGATTGAAACCTGGGTGTCAAGCAAAATAGACATCGGATCTCCCTTTTCAAGGAAAAATCCGAAAGACCGGTAAAAAGTATTGAGCGCGTGGCAGGGTTTCCGCCTTAGACTCGTTGTCTGTAACTTCTCTGCAACGTGCGAAGAAGGGTTGCCCGTGGGCGTCCGGAGTTGGCACTGGTTCCCGCGCTCTGTGTGGGGACCAGGGAGATGAAATACGCCCGCGATGAACCCAAAAAACCCGTACACGTCAAGGCTTAGGGTCTTCAGCGTATAGGCCGAGCCCCAGTTCCTTCAGCTGTTGCGGGTCCACACCGGAGGGGGCATCCGTCATCAGACACGCTGCGCTGGTGGTTTTGGGAAAGGCGATGATCTCCCGGATCGATTGCACCCCGGTCATGAGGGCCACCAGCCGGTCGAATCCCAGGGCCATCCCGCCGTGGGGAGGGGCGCCATACCGAAGGGCCTCCAGCAGGAACCCGAATTTCATCCGGGCCTCTTCAGGAGGGATCCCCAGGGTATGGAAGATCCTTTCCTGAACCGCCATGGTGTGAATCCGGATGCTCCCCCCGCCGATCTCCGAGCCGTTTAAGACCAGATCGTAGGCCCTGGCCCTGACCCGTTCGGGCGTTTCCGCGAGGAGGTCCAGATCCTCTTCCAGGGGGGAGGTAAAGGGGTGATGGACCGCGGCCAGCCTCCCTTCGGACTCATCATACTCAAACAGGGGGAACTGGGTGATCCATACAAAGGAATAGACCTCTTGCGGGATCAGATCCTGTTGCCGGGCCACCTGCAGCCGCAGGGCCCCCAATGCCTGATTCACGATTCCCGGCCGATCCGCCACCATGAGGATCAGGTCTTCCGGCCGGACGTCGAGCCTCTGGTTGAGGGCGTGTTGCGCCCCCTCCTGGAAGAACTTGGCCAGAGAGGACTGCCAGCCTTGCGGGCCGACCTTGATCCAGGAAAGACCCTTTGCCCCGGCGGTCTTCACCACCTTAGTGAGGTCGTCCAGCCCTTTCCGGGAATAGGAAGGCCCCCCCTTTTCCACCCGGATCGCCTTCACCGCGCCCCCCGAGGCGACCACCTCCCTGAAGACCCTGAAATCGGATTGCGCTGCCAAATCGCTGATATCCCGCAGCTCCATGCCGAAGCGCAGGTCCGGCCGGTCCGTACCGAACCGGTCCATGGCCTCCTGGTAGGTCAGACGCTGAATGGGCAGGGGGATCTCCCGGTCCAGGATCCTATGGAACAGCTCGGCCATCATCCCTTCAAAAATGTCCATGACCCGGTCTTCGTCAACAAAGGCCATCTCCAGGTCCACCTGGGTAAATTCAGGCTGGCGGTCGGCCCTGAGGTCTTCGTCCCGAAAGCAGCGGACGATCTGGTAGTAGCGGTCGAACCCGGCCACCATGAGAAGCTGTTTGAAGAGCTGGGGCGATTGGGGGAGGGCATAAAACATCCCCTTGCTGACCCGGCTCGGGACCAGATAATCCCTGGCCCCCTCGGGTGTGCTCCTGGTGAGAATCGGCGTTTCCACCTCGATAAACCCTTTTTGGTCCAGGAATTGCCGGATGCAGGAGGCGATCTGGTGGCGTTTGCGGAAATTACGGAAGAGCTGCGGCCTTCTCAGTTCCAGATAGCGATACTTCAATCTCAGGGTCTCGGAGGCATCCACGGCCCCGTCCACCTGGAAGGGGGGCGTTTCGGTGAGGTTGAGGATCTTCATCCCGGTCACCATCACCTCGATGTCGCCGGTCGGCATCTGGCTGTTTTCCTGGCCCCGAAGCCGGGGCGTCACCTCTCCCTGGATGGCCACGACCCATTCATTTCTCAACACATGGGCCTTTTCATGGGTTTGATGATTCACCTGGGGATCAAAGACCGCCTGGGTGATCCCCTCCCTGTCCCGAAGGTCAATAAAAATCAGATTTCCCAGGTCCCGCCTGCTGTTGACCCATCCCATGAGGGTCACTTCCCGGCCCGCGTCCGCTTTCCTCAAGGCCCCGCAATCGTGTGTGCGCAACCAGTTCCCTAACGAATCAATTTCCGGCATCCCGTTCTCTCTCATCCTTTAGAATTTCTTTTAAGACGTTTACGGCATCTTTTAATTCCACATCCCTTTGTTCTTTGGTGAGCATGTTTCTCAGTGCGCCCCTGCCGATCTCAAGTTCTTTTTCGCCCACCATCAGGACCTGTCCGGCCCCGAGCCGGTCCGCCTTTTTCATCTGGGATTTAAGCCCTGTCGACCCATAATCGATTTCCACCCAGAGGCCGTTTCTCCGGAGGTCCACGGCCCATTTGAAGGCGAGCCTGGCAGCGGCCCCCCCCAACGCGGCGATAAAGAGATCGGGACGCCTCTCTTGAAGCGGATGGTCGTCTCCGATCAGGGCGACCACCCGTTCCATGCCCAGTGCAAATCCGATGGCAGGATGATCCGGCCCGCCCAGGAGTTTCACCAGACCGTCGTACCGGCCCCCGCCGGCAACGGCGTTCTGTGCGCCGAGGCGTTCTGTCTGGATTTCAAAGGTGGTCCGGTTGTAGTAATCAAGCCCCCTGACAAGCCGGTCATTCAAAACAAACGGGATCTCCAGGTCGCGGAGGGCATCCTGGAGAGATCCGAAATGTTCCCGGCACGCCTCGCAGAGAAATCCGGCGATGGAGGGGGCGTCAGAGACCATCTCTTTACACGCGTCCACCTTGCAGTCAAAGACCCGGAGGGGGTTGACGTCGGCCCGTCGCTGACAGTCCTCACAGAGCCGGGGCCTCTTGTCCATCAGAAAATCCTTGAGCTCTTCCCGGAACCTGGGCCGGCACTCGGCACACCCGAGGGAGTTGAGGTTGAGGGTCACATCATCGAGCCCAATGGACCGAAACAGGAAAACGGCCATGGCGATCATGTCCGCATCACTCCTGGGGCCCGGGTCCCCGAACAATTCGGCGTTTATCTGATGAAACTGCCTGAAGCGTCCCTTCTGGGGCCGCTCATGCCGGAACATCGGCCCGATGCTGTATAATTTTTGCACCGGGTAGGTCTGATAGGACCTGTTCTGGATATAGGCCCTCACCACTGAGGCGGTGGCCTCCGGCCGCAGGGTGAGGCTTCGCCCCTTGATGTCAAGGAAAGTGTACATCTCCTTGGATACGATATCGGTTTCCTGGCCGATGCCGCGGCTGAAGAGTTCTGTCTTCTCCAGTATGGGGGTCCTGATCTCCTGAAAGCCAAAGGTCTCAAAAACGCGTCTCGCCTCGCCCTCAATCCACTCCCAGACCCGTGTCTCGTCAGGAAGGATGTCTCTGAATCCCTTGATGGCGACAATTTCCAATGAATTTATAACCTCTCTTTCGTTGTGAATAGTTTTTAGGCGTAAGGCGCCAGGCCCAAGAACACGGGGTGAGCGGGTAAGCTGTTGAGCTGGTAAGTCCCGCTGGAAAGCGGGATTGCGCTACTCAGCCATCCGCCATCCGCCCATCCAGTTTCAAGTATCCAGTATCCAGTATCCAGTATCCAGCATCCAGCATCCAGTATCAAGTATCCAGCATCCAGCAACCAGCAACCAGCATCCAGCAACCCGCCCCTATTCCACCTTGATTCGGGTGGCCTTTTTTTGTCCCCGGGGAACGCCCTCCTTCTCCAGGTCTTCTATCTTTTCATCGATCAGGGATTTCACGGCCTTGAGGAACTCGATCCGTGACCGGGACAGATGTTCTGTAAATTTGGATTTCCTCCGGGATGCCTTTTCAAGTTTTGAAAAAAACCTGCCGATCGGGCATATCATCTGTTCGTTCAGAGTCTCATCTTTTGTTTTGACCATGGCTACCTCCAATTCAACCGCTTTCATCAAGGTTCAAACGCAATGGACAGATCCGCCCCGTCGAGTTTGGCGCTGACCGATGTCGAGGAGGCCACCTGTCTGGGGAGGAGGATGTGCCGCTTGAAGCCTCCGATACGGATAACCAGTTCATCCGACACCTTATTGAGGTCCACATCCTTCTTCTCTATAAAGGGGAGCTTGATCTTCAACTGGTACCTGCCGTTGACCTTGACCAGAGAATACGGCTGCCCGTCAAAAAACCGCTCCAGCGGGTCCCTGTCTCCGTATATCTGATCAGCCAGCAACGCGAGGCTTTCCTTCCCCAATATCTCTCCCCTGAAGAGATTTACCGGAAAAAGGGGAATCGGGCTGAAATACGCCTCTGCCTGCCGGATATATTCGCCCTGCCGCTCCCTCCAGTCCTCAAAATAGTCGTCATGAATACTCTCCGGAAGAATACGATTCATGATAATGGCGTCTATGCTCATTTTGTAAAGAGAAAAATACATGAAGGCCCGCTGGGTTTCCTTGAGTACGATCTTTTCAGGATTGGTGACGAGACGCACCGTTGTTGTCTTGGGATCCACCAGGATCTCGTCCACCCCCTGCAGGCGCTGGAACAGGAATTCAATGGCATCAAAGTAGTCTTCGCCCGGAAGGGGAACATCGTACAGCCGTTTGGCGATGGGACGGGCATACCTGGCAATGGCCTTTTCCATCTTGAATATCTTTTTTATGTACCATTCCAGGGTGGTTGGAATGCTGATGAACCTGAGCGATTCGCCCGTGGGTGCGCAATCCAGAAGAATGACATCGAATTTCTTTGTCCGGACATACCGATTGATGTAGAGGAGGAGACTCACCTCCTCCATCCCCGGCAGGATGGCCAGTTCCTCGGCCAGGATCTCATCCAGCCCGGTGGTGTTGAGGAGGGTGGAGATGTATTTGTGGATATCCCCCCAGTTCTTTTCGATCTCTTCCTGAATATCCAGTTCCTGGATCCAGAGGGTATTTCCCACCTTGATCGGTTTCCCTCGGTTCTTGTCAATCAGGCCCCTGTCCAGGTCAAAAATATCGGCAAGGCTGTGGGCCACATCCAGAGACATGACCAGGGTCTTTTTGCCTGCACGGGCCGCCTTGATCCCTGTGGCGGCGGCCACACTGGTCTTCCCGACCCCGCCCTTCCCCGCAAAAAATATGATTCTCATTTGATTTCGATTCAGATCGTGTTACTGTTTTGCATTCAGGACATTTTCCAACATGAGCCAAAAAGTTTACCACACTCTCCGCAATTTTAAAAGGAGTAACGATTCCGGGAGTAAGGATATGGCGTCCGCACCAAAACCCGTCTATCCCGAGACGTCGTTACTGAATCCCTGACCACTGCCGGAAGGAGATGGCTTGTATGGACTTGATATTCCTGGGAACCGGCGCGGCCTGGGGTCTCCCGGAACTGAACTGCGACTGCCTCATCTGCCGTGAGATGCGGCAAAAAGGGGAAAAGCGGGATCGCACCTCCCTCCTCCTGAAGAACCAGACCACACTCCTGGTGGACTGCGGCCCGGATGCAAGGTCCCAGCTGACAAGACACAACATCGACAGGATCGATGGGGTGTTGATCACCCATGAACACAGCGACCACTACATCGGTCTCGACGAGCTTTTTGCATTCAAAAGGAACAGGCCCCGGGGGGCATTCAAACCCATACCGGTCTATCTTACGTCCAGAAGTCACCAGGTGATACGAAAGCGGTTTGATTATCTGGAAGATATGGAGGTCATCCGGGTTTGCACTATCGAGCCGGGGCAATGGGTTAACGTCTGCGAGTTTGAGGTGTTTCCCTTCGACACCTATCACGGACCTTTTGCACAGGGGTCGGTGGGGTTCCTTTTCAAGGTCAAAGGCATTTCAGGGGAAACCGTACGGATCGTGTACACCTCTGATTTCTCGGACATCCCCGATCCGCCATCGGATCTCTTTGAACCCGATTATCTGGTGATTCAATCCTTCTGGCTCAATGAACCTGTGCATAATCGGCCCCACCACATGAGTTTTCAAAGGGCCATCCGGTTCATTAAACGTCTCAGACCCAAAAAGGAGACCTTCCTCGTTCACATGGGCGATGCGGACAGGGTTGCCGGCGACCCGGCCAACAGCTTTCTCAAGAAATACGAACCCAAAGACCCGATGCGGCCCCCAGCCGGAGGGGATCCCTATCCCATCCCCCTCAACCAGGCCCAGTGGCAGGAAACCGTCAATCGCATCATCTCGGACAGGCAGGTCCCCTATCCGATTACCGTTGCCCATGACGACCTCTCCCTGAAAGCGTGAATGGTTGGACAGACAAGGAAATTGATTTTCGTCCTCTTTGGCGGGAAGAGATTGTATTGACACACCGTATCAATCTTCCTTATACTCATTAAGCTATATTAACCTGAAAAATGAACTTATATTATGATCTCCACAGTCCAAAGTTCTCGTAATGTATTGATTTTATTGAATGCATAAATTCCAGGCCGTCATTCCGGCGAAGCTTGTCCCGGACTCCGATCCGGGAGCCGGAATCCAGTGTCTTTTTGATAACTTAAATGTCCTGGATGTCGGTCGAAGATCCCGTACTTGCGGGGATCACGTCCGGCATGACGTGAAATCTTTGGACTGTCAAGTTATGATGGTCTCGTAAAAAGTCAGGAAATGTCATTTTTCGTCATTCCGGCGAAAGCCGGAATCCAGTCCCGCAACAGCGGGATTCAATCAGTTAAAAAACCTCTGGACCCCGTTTTTCAACGGGGTGACGACTTTTTACGAATGCATCAAGTTATGACGTGAAAAAATCTAATTTTCAGCCTTCTCTTTTTGGTTGTTTTTGCCAGGCAACATACTCACACCTAATTGAAATATCTTGGACCTTCAAGGGGACCTAAAAAAAACATGTCAGGAGGGAGGCAAGAATGAAAACAGATCGATTTCGACAAATCCCGTACCTTGTGATCCTAATTGGGCTGGCCTTTGTTTATCAAGGCATCGATTCAGCCGAGGCAGCCACTTTTTGTGTGACCAACAGCAGTCAGCTCCATGCAGCGCTGGGCACTGCGGAAGACAACGGCGAGGCGGACGAGATACACATCGCACAGGGGGCCTATACCGGCAATTTCACGTATCAGTCCCAGGAAGCCCTTGCCGTCATGGGGGGATATACGGCTGACTGCTCCTCCAGGGTCCTAAACCCTTCGAATACCGTCCTGTCACGCAATTCTTCAGCGACGATCTTGAGAATCACTATCGAAGGGGACGCTGATTTTGAGTGTGACGGCATTACCTTCCAAAATGGTTCAGCCGAACGGGGGGGCGGGCTGCGCATAGACTCATGGAATGGGAATGTGACGGTCAGCAACAACATCGCCTATGGCAACCATGCCGCCGAGTTCGGCGGGGGAATGTATATTTCCTCAGGCGGAACCATCACGCTTTCCCATAACACGATCTATGGAAACGATAGCGATTACTACGGCGGCGGCGCCAGCATCCACGGCGAAGGCACCCTTGTTTTGACGGCCAATGTAATCAGGGACAACATCGCGGACGGTGCGGCCGGCGGCATACATGCATCCGGCGGCTCCGTATCCGTGATCAACAATCTTTTTTATGGTAATTTCGCCACGTGGTATCACGGGGCCGTCCTTGTTGAAGGGGACTCCATCCGGGTCATCAACAATACCATCGCATCCAACTTATCAGAAGGGTTGGGTGCAGGTCTGACGGTCATGCTAGACCAAGATTCGGACAATGCCGAGATACACAACAACATTATCTACGCCAACAGCGGGTATTATGAGGGGAATGACCTTTGTATCTTTAACGATCAAAATGAAAACGGCGTTGCATCGCCGGTGAGCCTGCTCAACAACGACTTTGATCAAAGCGCGGCAGGAACCGATATCGTCCTCCCGTTTTCCATTGACCCAAGTAACCTGGATAACAGAGACCCGCTGTTTGTCAGTACGGGGACAGGAGACTATCGTCTGACAAAAGGGTCTCCCTGCATTGACACGGGCACCTCCACGGATGCCCCGGCAACGGATATCAGAGGGACATCGCGGCCCCAGGGTCCGGGGTATGACATGGGCGCTTATGAGTATGCTGACCCTAAGCCGGACATCAAGGCGAACGGCCAGGATGGCACTTTAGTCGTTACGCAAAGCGATCCGGTCTCGATTACGGTGAGCATGAATCCGGGCGACATGGCCCAGAGCACCGCCGATTGGTGGATAGCCGTCCACACGCCCCTTGCCTCGCCGGCGAACTGGTATTCGTATGTGTTCCCGACCGGATGGCAACCCGGGATCCATATGTGCATCCAGTATCCTCTATTTAGCCTCTCCACCCTGGCGCTGCCTCAAATGTCGTTCGTTTCAGGAGACTA
This Deltaproteobacteria bacterium DNA region includes the following protein-coding sequences:
- the aspS gene encoding aspartate--tRNA ligase, with product MPEIDSLGNWLRTHDCGALRKADAGREVTLMGWVNSRRDLGNLIFIDLRDREGITQAVFDPQVNHQTHEKAHVLRNEWVVAIQGEVTPRLRGQENSQMPTGDIEVMVTGMKILNLTETPPFQVDGAVDASETLRLKYRYLELRRPQLFRNFRKRHQIASCIRQFLDQKGFIEVETPILTRSTPEGARDYLVPSRVSKGMFYALPQSPQLFKQLLMVAGFDRYYQIVRCFRDEDLRADRQPEFTQVDLEMAFVDEDRVMDIFEGMMAELFHRILDREIPLPIQRLTYQEAMDRFGTDRPDLRFGMELRDISDLAAQSDFRVFREVVASGGAVKAIRVEKGGPSYSRKGLDDLTKVVKTAGAKGLSWIKVGPQGWQSSLAKFFQEGAQHALNQRLDVRPEDLILMVADRPGIVNQALGALRLQVARQQDLIPQEVYSFVWITQFPLFEYDESEGRLAAVHHPFTSPLEEDLDLLAETPERVRARAYDLVLNGSEIGGGSIRIHTMAVQERIFHTLGIPPEEARMKFGFLLEALRYGAPPHGGMALGFDRLVALMTGVQSIREIIAFPKTTSAACLMTDAPSGVDPQQLKELGLGLYAEDPKP
- the hisS gene encoding histidine--tRNA ligase, producing the protein MEIVAIKGFRDILPDETRVWEWIEGEARRVFETFGFQEIRTPILEKTELFSRGIGQETDIVSKEMYTFLDIKGRSLTLRPEATASVVRAYIQNRSYQTYPVQKLYSIGPMFRHERPQKGRFRQFHQINAELFGDPGPRSDADMIAMAVFLFRSIGLDDVTLNLNSLGCAECRPRFREELKDFLMDKRPRLCEDCQRRADVNPLRVFDCKVDACKEMVSDAPSIAGFLCEACREHFGSLQDALRDLEIPFVLNDRLVRGLDYYNRTTFEIQTERLGAQNAVAGGGRYDGLVKLLGGPDHPAIGFALGMERVVALIGDDHPLQERRPDLFIAALGGAAARLAFKWAVDLRRNGLWVEIDYGSTGLKSQMKKADRLGAGQVLMVGEKELEIGRGALRNMLTKEQRDVELKDAVNVLKEILKDERERDAGN
- a CDS encoding TRC40/GET3/ArsA family transport-energizing ATPase, which encodes MRIIFFAGKGGVGKTSVAAATGIKAARAGKKTLVMSLDVAHSLADIFDLDRGLIDKNRGKPIKVGNTLWIQELDIQEEIEKNWGDIHKYISTLLNTTGLDEILAEELAILPGMEEVSLLLYINRYVRTKKFDVILLDCAPTGESLRFISIPTTLEWYIKKIFKMEKAIARYARPIAKRLYDVPLPGEDYFDAIEFLFQRLQGVDEILVDPKTTTVRLVTNPEKIVLKETQRAFMYFSLYKMSIDAIIMNRILPESIHDDYFEDWRERQGEYIRQAEAYFSPIPLFPVNLFRGEILGKESLALLADQIYGDRDPLERFFDGQPYSLVKVNGRYQLKIKLPFIEKKDVDLNKVSDELVIRIGGFKRHILLPRQVASSTSVSAKLDGADLSIAFEP
- a CDS encoding MBL fold metallo-hydrolase, whose translation is MDLIFLGTGAAWGLPELNCDCLICREMRQKGEKRDRTSLLLKNQTTLLVDCGPDARSQLTRHNIDRIDGVLITHEHSDHYIGLDELFAFKRNRPRGAFKPIPVYLTSRSHQVIRKRFDYLEDMEVIRVCTIEPGQWVNVCEFEVFPFDTYHGPFAQGSVGFLFKVKGISGETVRIVYTSDFSDIPDPPSDLFEPDYLVIQSFWLNEPVHNRPHHMSFQRAIRFIKRLRPKKETFLVHMGDADRVAGDPANSFLKKYEPKDPMRPPAGGDPYPIPLNQAQWQETVNRIISDRQVPYPITVAHDDLSLKA